From Desulfurococcus sp.:
CGCTGCATCCCTACCATTAATTGGAGGTATTATGGGTTCTAACATGGGTATGAAGCACTCAGCAGGTGTTGGGGCATCAGTGCTAGCTGAGGATCCAACACAGTTCAAGAATGTTTTAATCCTGGCTGCACTACCAATGACGCAGACATTCTACGGTCTAATACAAATGATATACATTCTACTAGTATACCTGCCAGGCCACCCTGAGATAGATCTTGTTAAAGCACTCGCCTTACTTGGCGTGACGCTAGCTGGATTTACAACAGAGTGGCTATCAGCATGGTATCAGGGTATAATCTGTGCTCGAGGTATAATCGAGCTACCTAGAACTAAAGGGAAGAACCTTGTTAGCTCGATAGTTCTAGCAGCCTACGTAGAACTCTGGGGTATACTCGGCATAGTATTCACCATACTAGGTTTATCTCTGATTGGGTGAAGCTTGTTGCCGGAATCCGTGGAGGACGTTAAGACAAGACTACTCCAGGAGGCTGAGGAGAGAGCCAGGCGGATAGTTGAGGATGCAAAGGCTGAAGCCGAGAGGATATTGAGGAGTGCTGAGGAGAAGTGGAAGGCTAGAGCAGAGGAGGAGAAGCGGAGAATACTGGGTAAGGCTGAGAGAGAGGCAGGCATAATACTCTCTGAAGCTGTGAGGGATGCAAGACTACTGGTTGCCAGCGAGATGGAGAAGATCTTAAGGGAGATCATTGAGGAGGCACGCAGCATAGTGAGGAATCGCGGGTTCAGTGTTGAAGACTCTCTTAGAAACCTTATAGCTGAATCATTACGCTTAGCGGATTCACCTAGAAGGATAGTTGTCAGTAGAGTTGACTTTGAAGTAGCCAAAAAGATTGTCAGCGAGGCAGGCTTAAAGAATGTGGTGGTTGAACCCGGAGATATTGATGGAGGCGTAATAGTTGAATCAGCGAGCGGCGTAGTAGTAGATAACACCTATGAGTCGAGGCTTAGAGAGTTCCAGAAGAAGAATCTGAATTCACTTAGGAGAATCCTGTGGGGATGAATAATCTTGCTTATTGAAACACCACGAGTATTTTTATCTAGAAGCGACTACCTTACAATACTCTCATCGCCGAACCTAGAGCATGCTGCAGGACATTTAAGCGGAAGCTTCCTCGCCGCATACGTAGGCAAGCTAGTTAGTACTCATGAATTAAACTTAAAGAACCTGCTAGCTACTCTAGATAAAGGCTACATGGATGTTATTGAACAACTCTTAGAGAATTCTGGAGAACTTAGAAGCCGTGTCGAGAAAGTACTCTGGCTGCTCAGCTCACTAGACTTGTATACTACTTTAAACGGGCTTCAAAAGGGTGTTGAGCCTCCCCTATTAACCTCACCGCTTCCAGACCTAATGGTGCGGAGGCTAGGCGATCTAAGCCCGCGTGCACTAGCGGAGAGACTGCCACCTGAAATGCAGGGTATGGTTAGCGAGTACCTTAAGAACAAGTTTGTTTCACCAGGCCAGCTTGTTAAAGCCATGGGGCT
This genomic window contains:
- a CDS encoding ATPase — its product is MDPVSQGLAYFAASLPLIGGIMGSNMGMKHSAGVGASVLAEDPTQFKNVLILAALPMTQTFYGLIQMIYILLVYLPGHPEIDLVKALALLGVTLAGFTTEWLSAWYQGIICARGIIELPRTKGKNLVSSIVLAAYVELWGILGIVFTILGLSLIG
- a CDS encoding V-type ATP synthase subunit E, producing the protein MPESVEDVKTRLLQEAEERARRIVEDAKAEAERILRSAEEKWKARAEEEKRRILGKAEREAGIILSEAVRDARLLVASEMEKILREIIEEARSIVRNRGFSVEDSLRNLIAESLRLADSPRRIVVSRVDFEVAKKIVSEAGLKNVVVEPGDIDGGVIVESASGVVVDNTYESRLREFQKKNLNSLRRILWG